One genomic window of Leptolyngbya sp. 'hensonii' includes the following:
- the purF gene encoding amidophosphoribosyltransferase — translation MIPDHPSTSTSEVPFLAIPADPDPGAESCDQQVDKPEEACGVFGVYAPEEDVAKLTYFGLYALQHRGQESAGIATFAGDEISLHKEMGLVSQVFNESVLAKLKGTIAIGHTRYSTTGSSRVVNAQPAVVSTRLGSLALAHNGNLVNAAKLREELLERNHTLLTTTDSELIAFAISEAVNSGKDWLEGAITAFHRCEGAFSLVIGTQIGVMGVRDSHGIRPLVIGTLPASKAGVPIRYVLASETCALDIIGADYLRDVEPGELVWITEEGLASFHWTHKPQQKLCIFEMIYFARPDSIMHHESLYSYRIRIGQRLAEEAPVTADLVIPVPDSGVPAAIGYSQASGIPYGEGLIKNRYVGRTFIQPTQAMRESGIRMKLNPLRDVLVGKRVIIVDDSIVRGTTSRKIVKALRDAGATEVHMRISSPPVTHPCFYGIDTDSQNQLIAATKSVAEITEQIGVDSLAYLSWEGMLLATREEPGQFCSACFTGDYPIPIPDPVKRTKLALEKVPT, via the coding sequence ATGATTCCCGATCATCCTTCCACCTCGACATCCGAAGTCCCCTTTCTAGCCATCCCTGCTGACCCCGACCCTGGAGCTGAGTCCTGTGACCAGCAAGTAGATAAACCGGAAGAAGCCTGTGGAGTTTTTGGGGTTTATGCCCCCGAGGAAGATGTTGCGAAGCTGACTTATTTTGGGCTCTATGCGCTCCAGCATCGAGGTCAGGAATCTGCAGGGATTGCAACCTTTGCAGGTGATGAAATTTCTTTGCATAAGGAAATGGGGCTGGTATCCCAGGTTTTCAATGAGTCCGTGCTAGCAAAGTTGAAAGGGACGATTGCGATCGGCCATACCCGCTATTCCACTACAGGGTCCAGCCGGGTGGTGAATGCTCAACCTGCCGTTGTTTCCACCCGCTTGGGTTCTCTGGCGTTAGCCCATAATGGCAATCTGGTTAATGCAGCGAAGTTACGGGAAGAGTTGCTGGAGCGTAACCATACCCTCCTGACTACCACTGATTCAGAGTTAATTGCCTTTGCGATTTCGGAAGCAGTCAACAGTGGCAAAGATTGGCTGGAAGGGGCCATTACCGCTTTTCACCGTTGTGAGGGGGCCTTTAGCCTGGTCATTGGTACTCAGATCGGGGTGATGGGGGTGCGGGATTCCCATGGGATTCGTCCTCTGGTTATAGGGACCTTGCCAGCCAGTAAAGCTGGAGTGCCCATCCGCTATGTCCTGGCTTCTGAAACCTGTGCCCTGGATATTATTGGGGCTGATTATCTGCGGGATGTCGAGCCAGGGGAGTTGGTCTGGATTACGGAGGAAGGGTTGGCCTCCTTTCATTGGACCCACAAACCCCAGCAAAAGCTTTGCATTTTTGAAATGATTTACTTTGCTCGACCTGATAGCATCATGCACCACGAAAGCCTGTATAGCTATCGGATCCGGATCGGGCAACGGTTGGCGGAAGAGGCTCCAGTCACAGCAGATTTGGTCATTCCTGTGCCTGATTCGGGTGTTCCGGCAGCGATCGGCTATTCCCAGGCTTCTGGTATTCCCTACGGGGAAGGGCTAATTAAAAATCGCTATGTCGGTCGTACCTTTATTCAGCCAACCCAGGCGATGCGGGAATCTGGGATTCGGATGAAACTAAATCCCCTACGAGATGTGCTGGTCGGCAAGCGTGTCATTATTGTGGATGACTCGATCGTGCGGGGAACCACCAGTCGCAAGATTGTGAAAGCGTTGCGAGATGCAGGGGCAACCGAGGTTCACATGCGAATTTCTTCTCCTCCCGTGACCCACCCCTGTTTTTATGGGATCGATACAGACAGCCAGAATCAGCTCATTGCAGCGACTAAATCCGTGGCTGAAATTACGGAACAAATCGGCGTAGATAGCCTTGCCTATCTGAGTTGGGAGGGCATGTTACTCGCGACCCGAGAAGAACCAGGGCAATTTTGCTCAGCCTGCTTTACCGGCGACTATCCCATCCCCATCCCTGACCCGGTCAAACGGACCAAACTGGCTCTAGAGAAAGTCCCCACCTAA